CATTGTCCTTTacaattgtgtttgtttttttctttctatttctgTAGAATGACATGAAAGCCATTTGGAACGACATGAAGTCTGAGCAAAAAGAAAACGTTCCTCCCAGTCCAGCACGCTCCAGCTCCTCCATTGAGGGCGAAAAGGTAAGATCTTTTCCAGGGAAGACACCATCtaaagcaggcatggccaacctgtggctctccagctgttgtaaaactacaactcccaccatgccctgctataggATGATGGCTGTAGACTgtccatgatgggagttgtagttttgcaacagatggagagccacaggttggccatccctgatctaaagGGTTTATTCGACGGGCAGATTTTCTATAAACGcatgttagcgatcatctggcagtctaatactgccttCGATTGGCTGATGAACAAGCttgctgaaagatctggatttgctggcggcagattgtgctctgtaatcactcctccccatgctgcggaggacattgctgcatgtaatatagCGATGTCCTCTGCTAGCTGTCTGGCTACTGCCAAGAGGGAACTCTTCCCTCGCGACTATCTCTAGCAGCGTCGgggggtgtctaatacaccctttagtcTAACAGATAAATGTTTATTAATCCCTTGTGTTTTGATTTCTTGTAGAGATCACTCAGTGAAAACAGTCCTTCTACACCCCGGAGCCTGGCAGATAGTAATGGTAAGCTCTGCAGGCAGTTGCACCTTTGCATTTGCACTGATTTGGGTATTGCAGCCGTACTGATGGACATCTGCTTTTGGTAGGACAGGACGTAACATTGCTATGTGAACGCTCTCGATCCAGCCTTGCATATAAACTTTGAAAACTTGTAAAGTTTTATATAAATGAAGCTCATTTAACCAAACACTACAGGTGTTCAAAGGTTATAAAATATATTGTGGGGAGGCTGTTTGATTTGCCTTCTGGGGCCAAGAAGGTATGATGGTGTCATGGGGGATAGAGAGAGAATGGGAGGCGTCCAAATGGCCACGGTCGGAGGAGATTCATTAGGACGACCCTTCTAGCCCCAATCTAATGTGGAAAGGCTGTGTATTATGGTGTATTATTATGAAACCGTTAGGGAATCCTCTTCCGGTAGTTATTCTAATGTTGTTGGAGTTGCTCGCTTGCTCTGCAGTTTTCACAAATCATCTATTTGAAATGCAGTTTACCAGTATTTTTAAAGAAATTCTCCTTCCATAGACATGGCATATCCACAGTCCCCGAGCCCCCATTTTGCTGGTGTCCCTAGATGTACAATTAGTACCTGCATGTTTTTTAGtagcattaaagggaatgtgccatcagaaaatgcCCTGCGGTTTGAATcccttttatgtttaacatatttttaaacaatttttgttattttattttcaatgtcactttttatatttatattaaaacaaaaaaatcttgcagtttttgcactggccacaatGTCAGTTAATTGGTGCCACTTCATGGTTTGTACATATTACTTTACTTCAGTTAacccattctaatcctgcctgtaatgatatcacctctgtacaATGATTTCTGCACAGGTCAGAGCCTAGAAAACATTcccatgtaagtcaatagggcccactcctgaccattgtgtctggcCCATGCCATATAGCATTGTCTTAatgctctctaaatgctgttaagcacagctcaggcaagatggccgcccccataatcatgttcagaaatagAATAAGTAAATTGGAAAATAAACAGATTTAAAAAAGTGCTACTatctgatatttttttatttttttttatgacacatttcctttaatgacGTGCATTTTGAATCTGCAGGAAAGTCTGAGGATGAAGTTCAGAGACCCAGCAGTTCTCCAGGTTATAACCCACAAGCAAGAGCCCTAAACCAGCTGGAAACAACTCCTCCCAAAATTACTAAGGTAAGTGGCTCgctggaaaatcccttttaagAAGGGAAGGGTTCAATTCTCCCTTACCAGTCTCTTGACAATGATGACCTATACCATGCATGGACAACTTGcggcactacaactcccaccatgccctgctgttggCAGTCTGTGCATgcggggagttgtagttttgcgatCCCTGGCCTATACTCAGGATGAGGGTTCAGCTCCCCCACACCCCACTGATGAGCTCTGTTCAAAgcgtagtggccgtgctgggttactgcatcTTGTTGAAGTgactgggagctgagctgcagtaacccagcatggccactacactctGAGCGGTGCTGtccttcctgttccattcacagtGCTAATTCCAgtgccaggggctgcagggaACATATCTGTGTGTGGTGTTGGACACCCCCCAATCAatcggatattaatgacctaggataggtcatcaatgtcgagcctggaaaacccatttataCTTATCCCCTGACATACACTGTGTAATATCTACAGACTTGTGTGTTGTAGAACATCTCACTTATTGCTTTATGCGATGTGCCCGTGCAGCACACTGGCTGCAGATTTTCGATGTGGAATCTGCAGCTTGCGTACTGTGACCAGGCCTTTTTTTGGCTATCTGCAAAATCTAATTTAGTTAAAAATGTGAGTTTGAACTACTGAAAGAACCTCAGGCAGGTTTACTAATGCTGTCTAACGTGCAGACCGCGTATACTTAGGCCGTCTAAACATGCGCcaacagtggctctggatgtatGGTAAATTTGGTAACTGGTTAgacacttaatttttattttttttcctggcttTACTCGACCTATTCATTTTCTTAGTATCTGGTGCAATTTTGGCGCACATCATCGAGCGGTGCGCAGTGTATTGTTCAGATTGGTGTGAtcgcattagtaaatgtgggccgtTGTCTCTCCTGCCTGTTAAAACGCCAACTACAGCAtaaattaaagggggttttctgagatcGGCGCACATGTGAGCACCGCCACCTTGTCTCAGctgaccaagcacagcgccgtacattgtatagtggctgtgcttggtatcgcgctcagcctcattcacttcaatgtggctgaATTGCGGaagtcatgtgaccgatgaacgtgtcgcCACTAGGCCAAGGAGAAACAGACTGCAGCGTTACTGCAAgcgtcagtgccttctcaaacagctgatcggcaggggtcccaggtgttggccCCCAACGGTAAgacactgatgatctatccagagaataggtcattggTATTAAAATCTcgtaaaacccttttaagtgtaGAACTAATAAAAAATGGACTTCTTCCTGCTGGTAATTGGAAGCAGTTTTCTCCTGCACTGGATTCGGTTCAGGTATCTGCATAGCTGGCACTTGTATCGCATGGAAGGAGAATATGCTCTTCTGCAGAGATGTGGTTGCAGCAGTGCAACCTGTTGCTAGTCAACCACTCCGGCTAATTTGGGCTCTGTAACAAAACTGATACTTAAATAGAATATTCATTAGGGAGTCTTTATAACGCTAATGAATTATTACCATGGGaaacaccatttattttttttctctgcagggTTTCCCTGTCCAGCAGGGATtggcaacctccgacactccagctgttctgaaactacaactcccaggatccttctttcacttctatgcgagttacaaagactactgaggaagtgtgcctgctgggagttgtagtttcacttcAGCTGGAGtgctagaggttgctgatccctgctgtagagCCTGCCAGAATTGACTTAATGCTAGTAAAACATTTTAGAGAGATCCTTTCATTGGGTTTGAGCCCCATGGACAGTCGCAATATAGTTACACATCCCTTTAGCATGTTTCTAAAGATGACTGCGTATAATGTGAGTGAAGAACCACACGTGACAAGTTGTGGTTCTTTAATCCCATTATCCACAGGCATCTATATAACACGTTACTGTCGTGTATAGCACTGCCTGGTCTAATGACGGGTTTCCTTTTAAACTGGTTCAGCTTTGCAGAATTTTATAGATCGGTAATGTATCACTTGGAAAGTTTTAGCAAGTTCTATGAGACGTCTTGGTTATTGAGCATTCATGAAGTTACGTTATTGTACTAGTTGGTAATGGTCGCCCATCGGCTTTAGTTTCCTTCAAGCCAGAATCTATTTGACCGCTTCTTATTTCTCTCTTCCAGCTTCTGTCTCCTGACTCCTTCTATTCGCTCCTGTCCTCCTCTTCCCTTGTAGTCTGACCTCTGCAGCCTCCACCATTAAGGCATTGTCTTCTTCCACGCTGCAGTGGCATAGGCAGCGCGTACAACCCTCTCTGTACGTGACTTTTACACGCTGTGCTCTTGCATTCAACCATACAATTTGACAGGGCCTAGGCCATCATTAATTCAAAAGTCACATGAGAATGCTTTGTTCACTGCATGCTGCTGCCCAAGCATATAAAGCTATAGATGCAGGAGGTTGTAGGGTATGATTAGTGCACGGTTCTGTAACGTGTCTGACCTtgcatttctttttcttttttatatatatatttttttatattcctttGGCATGGACTTGTCCCGTGTGGATACACTTTGATTAATTTGATGCGTGTCCCATTGCTGCTTTTTCTTTCTCTCAGAAGCTCCTTTCTATGTTGTCCCATCTGTTTGCAGTATAGGGTGGCACAGGGCAGAGTAGGAAAATTGGATGTTTGCACATTTTCAATCTATTGACTCAGGTGTTTGCTTTTGAACAGAAGTTTCAGCCACCGCCAAGAGAGATCTGCTTTGGGTGTCAGAAGACTGTTTACCCGATGGAACGTCTCTTTGCCAACGAGCAAGTGTATCACAACAGCTGCTTCCGCTGTCATCACTGCTCCACAAAGCTCAGGTAGGTGATACCTCCAGTGTAGGCGATTGGGATCGGTTGGGATTACTAGACGCACATGACGGCTTTTGTGTCCTTGTATGAACCTCGCAGGCAGAACATGTTCCTGAGATGTTGACTGATTGAACATGTATGTACCGTAACTAGAGTGTAAGGGCAGCACATGTATTTCGGGATAGGTGTTCCTTCATCCAAAAGCTTATGGCAAATGTACTTCTGTTTAGTGTAGTAAGagagaatgtgtgtgtgtgtgtgtgtgtgtgtgtgtgtatatatataaaaatcggacagcacttcAGATAAATTAAACAAAAATGCTCTATTGTTGAGCCAAAACATTGCTTCCTTTtttgccacatgggtgaatacatttttgtttatctgaagtgctgtccgatttattttttttttttttttcctttttatacatTTGGGCTCTGGACATATGCCCTGGGACATAGCACCCGCCTTGTTTACTCGGTGCCGCCATTATCTTActatatatatgttataatatatttattttgattATTGTTCTGGCTAACCCCCCCAGCTTTCCTCTGCAGTGTTTCTATAAAGTATGCTGGAGTCTTTTCTTCCCTTCATTGCAAACATCGAGACCTTTTCCATATGTTGGGCATTGTTCAAAAGAAGCTGGTAAAGAAGAAAAATCTCACATGGCCAAGCATTGCATGTGTTTCACCTCAAAATTGCACAGAATTTTTATGCTGTTGGCGGTTTTGGAacggtcactgtgtgtgtgatgcACGTTACAAAAGAGATGCTTTTATATATAGTGATGGGGCATGCTGCAAGGGTTACCTGTCTGTGGCGCTCACGCTTATGTAAAACTGTTTACAGTCTTGGATTCCCTTTTCCCAAATCATATTATAAagaggacttaaaaaaaaaaaaaaaaagagagagagagatatatagagatatattatgatatattatatttttgcaATCTCTTAATTACTTGGTTTTCTCAAAATGGGTTATAattatctgatcgatggggtctGACATCCGGGACCACCACGATCAGATGTCTGAGAAAGTATCTGTTGCCTTCTCTTGCCCCACCATGAAcaacactgtacattgtatagcggctgtgcttggtatcgcagctcagctctattcactttaatggagctgGGCTGGAGATCTTAGACCTGTGTGACCCCGGATAAAGCATCATGTAAGAAAatctgaatgggggggggggggtgaaccgtGACGGGGTATGTATCATTAAAGATATATTAGAGAAGTGCGTGTGGGCCTCCTGGGTGTTTGTAGCCTTAAAGATCTTATCAGTAGGAAGTctaactttattaacaaattgCATGAGCTGTGGCTTCATAAGAGTACTGATAGTCTGGAGGAATTTTTGTTACTGGGAAgtaatatattgttttttttgttcgtTTTTTCACCAGTCTGGGGAACTATGCCTCACTGCACGGGAATGCATATTGCAAGCCTCACTTCAACCAGCTCTTTAAGTCCAAAGGGAACTACGATGAGGGTTTTGGACATAAACCACACAAAGAACTGTGGGAGAGCAAGAAAGATGCCAATGAGAATAATGAGCAACAAGGTAATACCACTGAAGACCCTGGCAGTCCTGTTGTAGAAGAGGCACCAATTGCTAAAGTTGGTGTCCTGGCTGCATCCATGGAAGCCAAGTCAGCGAGTAATGCACATGAACGAGAAAAACAAGTTGAAACCAAAAAGCTGAGAATTGCTTGGCCACCTCCAATGGAATCATCAGGCTTAGGTGGTACTTTGGAGGAGAACATAAAAGTGTTCAAACCAAAATGGCCACCAAGCGAAGAGTTTATAAAAACAGGAAATCCGGAAGATACTGACCTTAAGAAGCTTAGGAGAAGTTCCTCTCTCAAAGAGCGCAGCCGTCCATTCATGCTAAGTATAGCAAAACCAACTGTCACCAAAAACCAGAAAGAATCAGAAAGTTCATCTGAGTTGTCGCCAGTATTACGAAAGCCTGAATCCCTGCAACTTGGGGATGATTTGGAAAGAGAACATGGCAATAAACCAGAAGATGATGGGGCCAAAGCTGACCTGGATGAGGATGAACCTTTTCACATAACCACTAAAGCCAAGGATGAAACTCCTTCAAACCCTGAAGACGAGAGCTTCTTAGAAAATGGGGACCATTCTGAATTGGATGTTTCCAACCAGCAACTCTCCCCTGAGGAATCTACCCATTCGAAAAACTCAAGCACAGAAGATCTAGTAGTGTCCAAGGAGCTTTCTCCAACTTTGAATCGAAAATCTCAAGACAACTGTTACTTTGAAGAAGATGTGGAAGAACTGAGTGTAGAAGAACGGATCAAAAGAAATCGTTACTATGACGATGATGACGAAGATGATTATTAGTAAATTTTGTGAAAGTTTTGTTGTACATGGCTCGGCCTTAATGCCCTAGGTAATACTGATTTAATTTTGTATCTAGTGTAAAGTCCCATTTTAAAACTTTTGTCCCCCCCTGCCCCCATGTTTAAGTTAGTAATATTTAATGTTTTCAAGAATTTAAACTTGTAGGGATGTGATTGCTTTAGAACAAGATCCCCATAATTTTTTCTCCAGGAAATTTATTGTCTTGCCTCTAGGAGATCATCATACAAGCTTTCAGAGTCATGGGGATGTATAGCACTTTGTAGTACAATTAAAGCGTCTGTATCAAGAAATCGGCCTTCATTCTGCCAACAGCAAATGCATGATGTTTAGTTATCAAAAGCTTGCTtttaatattctgtggacagctgTTCCTCAGACTCCCCAATACACACACCTGTTAGGTTTTGCCAGGTGTATATGTGCTTTGAATGGTGAGAGACTCTGCCAGGCATCTCTAGTGGGGGGATTATCAATGAAACTCAAGTTTCCCGCCCCTTCTTTGCCTTAACATCTTCGGTCAGAGAGTTATGAGGCCCCTATATAACTTATTGAACTGGCCACACCAAAATCTGAGCTTTATGGCTGATGGCCCTCCTATGCGCTGAAAATAATCATTCTCAGCCAACAGTATGTGTATAGGAAGCTCCCAACAATGTCAGGAGAGAAAGATGGGGCACAGATATTAAGTtgccaccagaagtgtctggcttTCTTCTCTATACCCATTGACCATCACATACACGTTTGTTTAAACCGGACATGTATACAGGAGTCGGGATAGATGGCTGTCAGCCGAATGAGCATTTGACTGACAGCCATTGGAAGGTTGGTGGCATCTTGAGCCTTCACCTGCTTCCTCTTCCTACAGGGGTGGTGTGGATGaaagcaattttttgggcaaagttCTTGCAGAAtgttagtgttttgttttttttttgtttgttttttatgtcaTAATCTGGAAATATTTTATAGTAGAGAATCCTCAATCTTCAAAGTGTAAGGCAGTTGTCATGTGTGGTTTGTAAACTGCATAATATTTTATGGTCAACTTTGACGCAACTCTTCTCAAAATCCTGTTTTGCACAGATCTGTACAACGGTAAAGCATTCCTTCTCTATGCACTGTTCTTATTTTGTATTGTAGCATTTTAAATTTGCTTGGCTCGTCTTACCTGGCGTGGTAGGGGGTTGTAAGGAAAACTGACCCTATTGTTTTGCACAGCTGGAACTTTGTAAACCGTGTTATTTTAACTGTCCAGGCGCTTTGTTCAGATGTGGGAATTTTTACATAAGTTCTGCAGTATATACTTTGTATAAAGGCAATATCTTTTATCTCTCCATTGTAGGCGCTTTTTGGGAATACACTAGTATTTCAGGTGCGATGTGTAGTTTTAATTCTCATGAAAACTTTATCATTTTAGAAGTAGTGAACTGGAAGAAAAACGACCAAAGTCTTGATGCATGTGGAGCCTTCAGTTATGGTTGGCCTAGTCCACCCTTCAACCCTCTGTGGGTCATAAAGTGCAATGTGCCGCTTCTTTTATTACACTTTTACTATAAAGTAATGGCAAATAGGTTTAACATGTGCATAAATCGTAGCACAGTGGAAATGTCTTGAGCTGAACCAGTAATTATGAGGATGCCCTCTGCTCATTCACCTGACCATTCTGGTCTTGTGGCCAGAGTCCTCATGAATGTTTCATTGCTAAAAGATAGCTGCCTCCATTGTGTTTAGATAATCCAGTGGGACCAAGTTTTGTATTACATTTTGCACTGGAAGTAAATGTCTCAACTATGCAATATACCGAGTACTTGTACATTCCTGGTTTGCCACTGATGAATGTATCTGCTGCTTCATTGGGGTCATATGAGACCTGGACATGGAGACTTAAGAGTTATCATTTGTGGTTTAATTTCTGTAGTTCTGGCAGCACAAGTGTGAAATCCATCATAGTCTCTCTACAAGGTGTGACCTGAGAGAAAGTGGTATAACGTCATAATAAACACTACATCATAGTAGGCTACAGTATGGAAGATTTTCATTTTAGAGGGCAGTGTATGTGATTTTTCTTATGTCTGTTTTTACCCTATCCCTGAAGATTAaaataaggattttttttttatacaagtgCGTCTTGCTGAATGAGTTGATAAGTTGGTACTTCATTTTTTAAGAAAAAGTTGTAATATATTTTCTTCCCAACCAATCTGACAATAAAGAGATTTTTATTCAAGAATTTCAGTGTATTTTCTATTTCTTTGACTTGTTTGCCTAAACTAGTATTGGATGAAGTCTAAAGCTAGGCTATACACATGAGAACTTTTGGCCAAGCCTGCATGTATTGTGAATGGGAGAGGGGAAAGTATTGGGCAGTTGAAATACAAATCCAATATGCCTGATCCTTTTATTCTCCCCTGACATCAGCTGTCTGAGGAGATTCTGGAGGCCTGCCATTAACATTAGATGTTCACCTGTTCCCGCAGCAGACATGTGTATGGCAAACTTGACCATTAAAGgcattgtccaggttcagagctgaaccctgacatatccccattttcaccccggcagcccccctgacttgagcatcggagcagtttatgctcccatgctctcctttgccctgcgctaaattgcgcagggcaaaggcattttttttagtAGTTTGTGACTTAACGGGGCTCtaaatggggctgccaggaaaccCGGTGATGTcgctggcactgatgggcgggctttagcgctgccctagccagtaaaacggctagggcagtgctagatcccgcccatcagagctggtgatgtcaccaaacacactgccgggcggaagcttccgcccggcagtgtgtcataaacaagagcctgtgccctgcgcgatctagtgcagggcaagggagcgcatcagagcaggagatgctccgatgctagcctcaggggggctgcctaggtgaaaataagggtatgtctgggttcagctctgaaccttggCAACACCTTTAAaatggttatcccatgatta
This is a stretch of genomic DNA from Bufo gargarizans isolate SCDJY-AF-19 chromosome 3, ASM1485885v1, whole genome shotgun sequence. It encodes these proteins:
- the LIMA1 gene encoding LIM domain and actin-binding protein 1 isoform X2; its protein translation is MNTSGFKRGQWASQSLRVTARELSLVKPKNAAIMERFSKYQKAAEEASQDKKRTHPQREPGKINIGRLNAENHMTNEDSDAFLEKSTSIGSPDSSPSKLTSQKSFEISHVLETSSLKDRMAKYQAALSKQAKPASPTNDMKAIWNDMKSEQKENVPPSPARSSSSIEGEKRSLSENSPSTPRSLADSNGKSEDEVQRPSSSPGYNPQARALNQLETTPPKITKKFQPPPREICFGCQKTVYPMERLFANEQVYHNSCFRCHHCSTKLSLGNYASLHGNAYCKPHFNQLFKSKGNYDEGFGHKPHKELWESKKDANENNEQQGNTTEDPGSPVVEEAPIAKVGVLAASMEAKSASNAHEREKQVETKKLRIAWPPPMESSGLGGTLEENIKVFKPKWPPSEEFIKTGNPEDTDLKKLRRSSSLKERSRPFMLSIAKPTVTKNQKESESSSELSPVLRKPESLQLGDDLEREHGNKPEDDGAKADLDEDEPFHITTKAKDETPSNPEDESFLENGDHSELDVSNQQLSPEESTHSKNSSTEDLVVSKELSPTLNRKSQDNCYFEEDVEELSVEERIKRNRYYDDDDEDDY
- the LIMA1 gene encoding LIM domain and actin-binding protein 1 isoform X1, which produces MNTSGFKRGQWASQSLRVTARELSLVKPKNAAIMERFSKYQKAAEEASQDKKRTNTETLPSSFNRGSLSVLRKKWEIPGPVARTEIKHSSSFVIRHRVSSPKTETTPADHSEVESPKIRAQVQEQSRFRYPSASELRSSSTEVESMEQDLETSKLDNPEPSPKIEKFNVPLNSLKMMFEKGEAAVHKHPQREPGKINIGRLNAENHMTNEDSDAFLEKSTSIGSPDSSPSKLTSQKSFEISHVLETSSLKDRMAKYQAALSKQAKPASPTNDMKAIWNDMKSEQKENVPPSPARSSSSIEGEKRSLSENSPSTPRSLADSNGKSEDEVQRPSSSPGYNPQARALNQLETTPPKITKKFQPPPREICFGCQKTVYPMERLFANEQVYHNSCFRCHHCSTKLSLGNYASLHGNAYCKPHFNQLFKSKGNYDEGFGHKPHKELWESKKDANENNEQQGNTTEDPGSPVVEEAPIAKVGVLAASMEAKSASNAHEREKQVETKKLRIAWPPPMESSGLGGTLEENIKVFKPKWPPSEEFIKTGNPEDTDLKKLRRSSSLKERSRPFMLSIAKPTVTKNQKESESSSELSPVLRKPESLQLGDDLEREHGNKPEDDGAKADLDEDEPFHITTKAKDETPSNPEDESFLENGDHSELDVSNQQLSPEESTHSKNSSTEDLVVSKELSPTLNRKSQDNCYFEEDVEELSVEERIKRNRYYDDDDEDDY